The following are encoded in a window of Limibacter armeniacum genomic DNA:
- the sixA gene encoding phosphohistidine phosphatase SixA — MKQLFLIRHGEAELSYAGISDHDRELTQKGIIDSTRLGYYLKSHYATFDKIFHSSAFRASTTAQLIAEQMKQEKDILEVAPMLYQTSTGGLHNFICNLEDSLKNVAIIAHNPTLNYFLEYITCESGISFPPAGCTVVEFDVQSWAEITQGMGYLKYTQGM; from the coding sequence ATGAAACAACTCTTTCTGATCAGGCATGGAGAAGCTGAACTTAGCTATGCCGGAATTAGTGACCACGATCGTGAACTGACTCAAAAAGGAATTATAGATAGCACAAGACTTGGCTATTACCTAAAGAGTCATTATGCAACATTTGACAAAATCTTTCACAGTTCTGCATTTAGAGCATCTACTACGGCTCAATTAATTGCAGAACAAATGAAACAAGAAAAAGACATCCTTGAAGTTGCTCCAATGCTGTATCAAACTTCAACGGGTGGTTTACACAACTTTATCTGTAACTTAGAAGACAGTCTAAAGAATGTAGCGATCATTGCCCACAACCCCACTCTGAACTATTTTTTGGAGTACATAACATGTGAATCTGGAATATCTTTTCCTCCTGCAGGGTGTACTGTTGTAGAGTTTGATGTGCAAAGTTGGGCTGAAATCACCCAAGGGATGGGATACCTAAAGTATACACAAGGCATGTAA